A DNA window from Bradyrhizobium barranii subsp. barranii contains the following coding sequences:
- a CDS encoding CopG family transcriptional regulator: protein MRDRMNVYFPPELLKQIADLADRKKLSRSAIVEAAVTSFLSPDGEDRREAAFARRLDRLSRQVQRLERDLGVTAETLALFVRFWLTITPPLPNDAQAAAQIKGRERFEGFIETLGRRLQKGQNFLREIPDDIVNEKPDDRG from the coding sequence ATGCGGGACCGGATGAATGTGTATTTCCCGCCGGAGCTTCTGAAGCAGATCGCCGATCTTGCCGACCGCAAGAAGCTTTCTCGATCGGCGATCGTGGAAGCAGCCGTCACCTCGTTTCTGTCTCCGGATGGGGAGGATCGGCGCGAGGCGGCATTCGCGCGCCGTCTCGACCGGCTGTCGCGCCAGGTCCAACGTCTCGAACGCGATCTTGGCGTTACCGCCGAAACGCTGGCCCTGTTCGTCCGCTTCTGGCTGACGATCACGCCACCCTTGCCGAACGACGCGCAGGCTGCCGCCCAGATCAAGGGCCGCGAGCGGTTTGAAGGTTTTATCGAGACCCTTGGCCGCCGCTTACAGAAGGGCCAGAATTTCTTGCGCGAGATTCCGGACGACATCGTGAACGAAAAACCGGATGACCGGGGCTGA